GGGGCCGATGCGGGCCTTGGTGCCAAGCTCCACACCGATGCGCGGGTGAATGTGGGTGGCGCACGCCTTGCCGCCGAGATGGGCGCGGCCAGCGTCGACCACGGCAACATGCTCTCCGACGGCGACCTGCGCGCGCTGGCCGATGCGGGCACCTCCGTGGCCTTCTTCCCCGGCTTCGATTTCGCCATCGGCCACCGTCATCCGGTGGACGCCCGGCGCTTCATCTGCTCGGGCGTCAATGTGGCGGTGGGCACGGATCTGTGCCCGGTCTGCTGGCACCTGTCTCAGCAGGCCTCCATGGGCTTTGCCTGCCGCCTGTCCGGCCTCACCCCGCAGGAGGCGCTGCTGGGCGTCACCTTGAACGCGGCGAAGGCCATCCGGCGTGGGGATCGCATCGGCTCCCTCACGCCGGGCAAGCAGGCGGACGTGGTGATCTTCGACGTGCCCGACTTCCGCCAGCTCGCCTTCCGCTTCGGCGCCAACTCCGCCGCCTGGGTCATCAAGAAGGGCCGGGTCCTGGTGGACGGGACGCCGGCCGCCGCCTCCAAAGATGGGAGTTCCACATGAGCGACCGCCGCAATGAGGGCCTGTGGGCCTGGCGCCAGCGCGAGAACCACAACCATATGATCGCGCTGCAGGAAAAGGCGCTCGGGCCGACAGGGGAGGGCAGCATCGAGCTCGCCTTTTTCGGCGGCTCCGCCTTCCGCATCACCACGCCCGCGGGACTGACGCTCATGATCGATCCCTGGCGCAACCCGCCCTGGGGCAATTGGGACTGGTATCATTACGACTTCCCGGCCGAGACCGTGGACATCGCGCTGTCCACCCACGCCCATTTCGACCATGACGGCGTGCATGTCTTGAGCGCCAACGTCATCCTGGACCGGCTGATCGGCACCTATTCGTTCGCCGACGTGAAGATCACCGGCATCGCCGACAAGCATGTGTCCGACAGCAGCCACAATGCCTATGACTGGGCGGAGATGACGCGCCGCCTCACCGACACGCGCACCACGCCCCCCGACAATGCCCGCTCCTTCGACAATTGCCTGATCCTGGTGGAGGTGGCCGGGCTGAAGATCCTCCATTGGGGCGACAACCGGCCCAACCCGCCCGAGCACGTCTGGGACGCCATCGGTGCGGTGGACATCGCCCTCCTGCCGGTGGACGGCTCACAGCATGTGATGAGCTATGCCCAGGTGGAGGAGGTGGCGGCGCGGCTCAAGGCCCATCTGGTGGTGCCCCACCATTATGGCATCTGGGACGTGACCATGCGCGCCTCCACCCTCTTGCCGCCGGACGAGTGGGTGAATGGCCGGCCGGGCTCGCTGTGGACGGAAAGCGGGGCGGTGCGGCTCGATGCGGCCAGCGTGAAGACGCACGACAATGTGGCTCTGTGCTTCGGCCCCCATGTGGCCTTCGACAAGGCGGCGATGCTGGCCAAAGGGCGGCGCTGACGGCGGTCAGGCGGCTCCCTTGGCCGTTCAGGCCACGGCCGCCTGTGCCGTCCGTGGGCAGGTGCGGGCGGGGGGCGTTCGATCTCGGCACGGCCGATGCCCCGCGCGATGAAGACCAGGAAGGGCGCGCCCGCCTGGTCGGCCGGTACATGGGTCCGCGCATGCATCACTATGCTGCGCACCATGAATGGCCAGCGCCTGCGCCGAGGAGGTGTTGCAGTGCTCGGCGCCTGAGGCCGGTCGGGAGGGGCGGCAAGGGCGCGCCGGAAGGGCGCTCGCCCAGGCGGAAGCGGAACAATATGGGGCAGGTCGCGTTGAGGGGACCCGAGGGCTTTTTGCCCTTACCCCTTTCCCGCCGGGCCACGGGTCCGACGCCGCAACGGACCTGGACATGACCCTGAGAGGATTCCTGAAGCAAGAGACGGAAGGGCACCACGCCCGGCTCGATGGCGCCCTTTCCGAGTTGAACCTCATGGATGCCTCCGACTATGGCCGCTTCCTGCACATCCATGCGGCAGCCCTTCGCCCCGTGGAGCTTCAACTGGAGCATGCGGGCGTCGCCGCCCTGTTCGATGACTGGCCGCGCCGCGTGCGCCGGACGGCGCTGGAGGCGGATCTTGCCGTCCTCGGCCTCGGCCGGCCCGCACCGGCGCCCTTCGCTCCGCTGGCGGGCGCGGACGAGATGCTGGGCGCGCTCTACGTGCTCGAAGGCTCGCGCCTCGGCCATGCCATGATGCTGCGCCACCTCCCGAAGCAGGCCGCCACGCGCCCCGCGATGACCTTCCTCGCCCATGGCGCCGGAGAGCGTCTGTGGGGCGGGTTTCTCACCACCTTGGCGGGGCGCGAGGCGCGGGCGGATCGGGGGCGCATGATCGCGGCCGCGCACCGGACCTTCGGGGCCTATCTGGAGGCGACTGCGCGCCTCCTTCCCGGCGCGCCCGCAGCCTTGTCGGCGACCCCGCCGCCTTGCCTGGACCCCGTGTCATGAGGGAGGCATCACGGCCCGACCTCCTGGAGGCCTGCGCCCAGGAGCCCATCCGCATTCCCGGTGGCGTGCAGCCCCATGGCGCCTTGCTGGTGCTGCGCCCGGACGATCTCGCGGTGGTGCAGGCGAGCGCCAATGCCGCCGATATTCTCGGCTTCCCAGTGGCCGCGGAGCGTACGCCCCGGATTGCGGACCTGCCGCTGGGCGGGGGAACCTTGTTGGACGACATCGCCCGCTGGAGTGCGGGACAGGATGGCTTCTATCTCAAGGCGCAGGCGATCGCCGACCGCATGTTCGAGGTCTCGGCCCACCGCACGCCGCAGGGGCTGCTGGTGGAATTCGAACCGGCCTGCGATCTGGGCGATCCGAGCGAGACCTTCTATCCCGTCCTGCGCGACTTTCTGGAGGAAAGTGAGGCGCTTCCGGACACGTTGCGCCTCGCGGAGGCGGTGGCGGCGCGGGTGCGCCGGCTCACCGGCTTCAACCGGGTGATGATCTACCGCTTCGACGAGGACTGGAACGGCACCGTCCTCGCCGAGGACGGCGATGGGGCGCTGCCCTCCTATCTGGACCTGCGGTTTCCCGCGTCAGATATCCCGGCCCAGGCGCGCGACCTTTATCGCCTCAACCGCCTGCGCATCATCCCCACCTGCGATTATGCGCCCGTGCCGTTGGTGCCGGAATTGAGCCCGCTGGACGGGGCGCCGCTGGACCTGAGCTTCGCGGCCCTGCGCAGCGTCTCGCCGGTGCATCTGGAATATATGCGCAACATGGGCACGGCGGCGTCCATGTCGATCTCCCTCATGGTGTCCGGCAAGCTCTGGGGGCTGATCTCGTGCCACCATGCGCAGGCGCGCCGCGTGGGCGCGCAGGTGCGCGCTGCCTGTGATTTTCTCGGTCGCATGGTGGCCCAACAGATCGATGCCCGCGAACGCGGGGCGGAGGTCACGGAGCGGCTGCGCCTGCACCAGGTGCAGACGGAGCTTGTGGCCCATCTGGCCCGGGCGCCCGCCTTCCAGGCCGGGCTGGTGGAACGGGCGGTGCAGTGGCTCGACATCGTCAATGCGCAAGGTGCGGCCGTCCTCACCGAGGGCACTGTGCTGACCGCCGGCATCACGCCGTCCGCCGAGCAGGTGGCGGAGTTGGCCGAATGGCTGCGGACGCAGAAGATCGAGCAAGCCTTCGCCACCGATTGCCTTTCCCGCCATTGGCCGAAGGGCCTCGACATGGCGGATGTGGCGAGCGGCATCCTGGCCGTTCCCATTTCCCGCCTCCATGCCAGCTTCATCATATGGTTCCGGCCGGAAGTGATCCGCACCGTCACCTGGGGCGGCGATCCCGCCACCGCCAAGCAGCAGGACGCGGCCGGCCGCCTTCATCCCCGCCGCTCGTTCGAAAGCTGGAAGGAGCAGGTGCGTCATCGGTCCACACCCTGGCGGGAGGCGGAATTGCTGTCGGCGGCCGATTTCCGCGTGGCGGTGGTCAATTTCGTGCTCCAGCGCGCCGAGGAACGGGCCCAATTGTCCGAGGAATTGCAGCGCTCCAACAAGGAGCTGGAGGCCTTCTCCTATTCCATTTCCCACGATCTGCGGGCGCCCTTCCGCCACATCGCCGGCTATGCCCAGTTGCTGGCGGAGGAGGAGCCGGGCCTGAAGCCGCTCTCCCACCATTATCTGGAAGGCATTTCCCGCGCCGCCCTCTCGGCCGGGCAATTGGTGGATGACCTCCTGCACTTCTCGCAGCTTGGCCGCGCCAGCCTGAAGACCTCGCGCATCGACATGACCAAGGTCATGGAGGAGGTGCGGCACAGCCTCGATGCCACCGAGACCGGGCGGGTGATCGAATGGCAGGTGGGGGCGCTGCCGCCGTGCTGGGGCGATCCCTCCCTGGTGCGCCAAGCCTTGTTCAACCTCGTTGAGAATGCGGTGAAATATACCCGTGGGTGCGATCCCACCCGGATCCGTGTGGAGGGCCGGGAGGAGGGCGACTTGGTCGTCTACACCGTCACCGACAATGGCATCGGCTTCGACATGGCCTATGGCGGCAAGCTCTTCCAGGTGTTCCAGCGCCTGCATCGGCCGGAGGATTTCGAGGGGACGGGGATCGGCCTCGCGCTCACCAAGCGCATCATCGACCGTCATGGAGGCAGCGTGCAGGCCAAGGGCGCCGTGGGGCAGGGCGCGACCTTCAGCTTCTCCCTGCCCAGACATGCGAAAGGAAAAGGCCGTGGGGACACTTAGGCCCATCCTCCTGGTGGAGGACAATCCGGCGGACGTGGAACTCACCCTGGCCGCCCTCAAGAAGACCAAGCTGGCGAACGACATCATCGTCGCCCGCGACGGCGTGGAAGCCCTCGACTTCATCTTCTCCGAAGGCCAGCACGCGAACCGGGACACAGGACATCCGGCCGTGGTGCTGCTCGACCTGAAACTGCCCAAGGTGGACGGGCTGGAGGTGCTGGAGCGTGTCAAGCGCCATCCACGCCTGCGCGCCATTCCCATCGTGATGCTCACCTCCTCCCGCGAGGAGAGCGACATCGTTCGCTCCTACCAGTTCGGCGTCAATTCCTTCGTGGTCAAGCCCGTGGAATTTTCCGCCTTCTTCAATGCCATTCGGGATCTCGGCGTGTTCTGGGCGGTCCTGAACGAGCCCCCACCTGGAGACATCTGACGGCAATGGCGACCCCGCTCCAGTTCCTCCTGCTTGAGGACAGCCCCGTCGATGCCGAGCTCATCTCCCACCAATTGCGCAAGGTGGAGGGTGCGCCCGAGGTGACGCAGGTCTCCATCCGCGCCGCCTACGAGGCCGCGCTGGCGCACCGCGCCTACGACCTCATCCTCTCCGACTATTCGATCCCCGATTTCCTCGGCCTCGACGCGCTGTCCATCGCCCGCGAGCGGCAGCCGCAGACGCCGTTCATCTTCATTTCCGGCGTGCTGGGCGAGGAGCGGGCCACCGAGGCCATGCGGGCCGGCGCCACCGACTATGTCACCAAGCGCGACCTTGCCCGCGTGCCCATGGTGGTGGAGCGGGCGCTGCGCGAAGCGCGCGACCGCCGCGTCGCCCGCGAGGCGGCCACCGCCCTGGCGCTCAGCGAGGAGCGCTATCGCAGCCTGTTCAATTCCATCGAATCCGGCTTCTGCATCTTCGAGGTGGAGTTCGACGAGAAGGGCAAGCCGCGCGACTATCTCTTCCTGGAGGTCAACCCCGCCTTCGAGCGGCTCACGGGCGTGCGCGACGCGGTGGGGCGCCGCATGCGCGAGATCGCGCCCGACCATGAACGCCATTGGTTCGAGATCTATGGCGAGGTGGCTCGCACCGGCGAGCCGCGCCGCTTCGAGCAGGCGGCCACGGCCCTGGAGGGGCGCTGGTTCGATGTCTTCGCCTATCGGGTGGGGCGGCCGGAGGAACGGCGCGTGGCCGTGCTCTTCAACGACATCACCCAGCGCCGGCTCAATGACGAGGCGCTGAAGGAGAGCGAGGCCCATTACCGCTTCGCCGTTGAGCTGAACCCCCAGGTGGCCTGGACCGCCACCCCCGACGGCCAGTTCGACCGCGTGGCCGAGCGCTGGTCCGCCTGGACCGGGACGAGTGGGCTCTGCGAAAGCTGGACGCACGGCATCCACGAGGAAGACCGCGCCCGGTGCCTGGCCGCCTGGCGCAAGGCAGTGGAGACGGGCGAGCCCTTCGACGTGGAGCTGCGCATCCTGCGCAGGAATGGCGAGGTGCGCTGGGCACGCTCGCGCGCCTTTCCCCGCCGCGACGAGAGCGGCGCCATCGTCAAATGGTACGGCACGACCGAGGACAATCACGAGCGCAAGCTCGCCGAGGAGGGCCTCAAGCGCCTCAACGAGACGCTGGAACAGCGCATCATTGAGCGCACGGCCGAACTGGTGCGCGCCCAGGAGGCACTGCGCCAGTCGCAGAAGCTGGAGGCCATGGGCCAGCTCACCGGCGGCGTCGCCCACGATTTCAACAATCTGCTCACCCCCATTATCGGCTCGCTGGACCTGCTCCAGCGCCGCAATGTGGGCGATGAGCGCACCAGACCGCTCATCGAGGGCGCGCTGCAGGCCGCCGAGCGGGCGAAGACCTTGGTGCAGCGCCTGCTGGCCTTCGCCCGCCGCCAGCCGCTCCAGCCCACCTCGGTGGATCTGGCGGCCCTGGTGAAGGGCATGGGCGAACTGGTGGCCTCCACCTCCGGCCCGCGCATCAAGGTCACCGCGGACGCGCCCGATAACTTGCCGCCCGCCCATGCCGACGCCAACCAGGTGGAAATGGCCATTCTGAACCTCGCCGTGAATGCCCGCGATGCCATGCCCGACGGCGGCCAGCTGCACATTTCCGCGCAGGAGGAGGAGGTCGGCGCCGATCATGCCGCCAAGTTGCCGCCGGGCCGCTATTTGCGCCTGTCCGTGGCCGATACCGGCACCGGCATGGATGCGGAGACGCTGGCCCGCGCGGTGGAACCCTTCTTCAGCACCAAGGGCATCGGCAAGGGCACGGGCCTCGGCCTGTCCATGGTGCATGGCCTCGCCGCGCAACTGGGTGGCGGCCTGACCTTGCACAGCCGGGTGGGGCTTGGCACCCGCGCGGATCTGTGGCTGCCCGTGGCCGCCGACCTCGCGCCGGAGCCATCCCGCCCCATGGAAGGGGATGTCACGACGGGGCGAGGCACCGTATTGCTGGTGGAGGACGAGCAATTGGTGCGCATCTCCACCGCGGAAATGCTGAACGACCTTGGCTATCAGGTGGCGGTGGCAAGTTCTGCGGAACAGGCATTGCACCTTTTGGGGCAGGGCCTCAAGCCCACCGTCCTGGTGACGGACCACCTGATGGCCGGCATGACGGGGGCGGAGCTTGCCCATTCCGATGCGGTGAAGGCCGCCGGCGTGGCGGTGGTGCTGGTGACCGGCTATGCGGACGACCCCCGGGTGGCCGAGAATCTGGTGCGCCTCAACAAGCCCTTCCGCCGCACCGAACTGGCGCAGGCGCTGGTGGAAGCGGGCCAGAACCAGCTGGGCGCCCCGGCGGCGTGACGCCGTCCTTTATTCCTTCACCTCGCGCAGCACATCGGAGCGGGCGGCGATCTGCGAGATGGCGGCGCGGATGGCGGTCTGGAAGGCGAGCGCCAGTTGCGACTGGGGCAGGTCGCGCCGCTTGACCAGGACGGGGCGGATGGCCAGTTCCGGCACGAAGCGCACCATGGCGAGACCCCCATAGGCCCCCGCCAGCACCGGGAAGGGATCGATGATGGCCACACCCAGCCCCCGCGCCACCATGGCGCAGGCGGCGGTGGACTGGTTCACCGTACTGGCGATCTGGAAGCGGGGTTGGGTCTCGTGGAAGGCGCCGCGCACCGCCCGGCCGAGCGTCGTCGTATCGGAAAAGGTGATGATGGATTCGCCCGAAAGGGCCTTCGCGCTCAAGTGGGGCGCGCTCGCCAGGGGATGGTCGCGGGGCAGCACGCACACCATGTCCGCCTCGCACAGGACGGAGGCCTCAAGACCGGGATCGCGCACCGCCACGTCGGCGATGGCCAGATCCGCCTCGTTGCGGCTCACCTGCTCGATGGCGTCCTTGGTGGCATAGGCCATCACGTCCACGGACAGGCTGGGCCAATCCTGCCGCAGCAAGGCGACCGCGTCGGGCACGATGGAATTGGCGATGGAGGAGGAGGTGGCCAGCCGGATGCGCCCCGAGCGGCCGTCGCGGATCTGGTCGGCCAGGTCCCGCAGGTTTTCCACAAAGCCCGCGAGGCGCTTGACCTCCGGCAGGAGAAGCTGGGCCTCCGGCGTGGGCTGGAGGCGCCCGCCCACGCGGCGGAAGAGGGGAATGCCCAGTTCCTGCTCCGCCAGATGCAC
This genomic interval from Aquabacter sp. L1I39 contains the following:
- a CDS encoding MBL fold metallo-hydrolase, yielding MSDRRNEGLWAWRQRENHNHMIALQEKALGPTGEGSIELAFFGGSAFRITTPAGLTLMIDPWRNPPWGNWDWYHYDFPAETVDIALSTHAHFDHDGVHVLSANVILDRLIGTYSFADVKITGIADKHVSDSSHNAYDWAEMTRRLTDTRTTPPDNARSFDNCLILVEVAGLKILHWGDNRPNPPEHVWDAIGAVDIALLPVDGSQHVMSYAQVEEVAARLKAHLVVPHHYGIWDVTMRASTLLPPDEWVNGRPGSLWTESGAVRLDAASVKTHDNVALCFGPHVAFDKAAMLAKGRR
- a CDS encoding biliverdin-producing heme oxygenase, yielding MTLRGFLKQETEGHHARLDGALSELNLMDASDYGRFLHIHAAALRPVELQLEHAGVAALFDDWPRRVRRTALEADLAVLGLGRPAPAPFAPLAGADEMLGALYVLEGSRLGHAMMLRHLPKQAATRPAMTFLAHGAGERLWGGFLTTLAGREARADRGRMIAAAHRTFGAYLEATARLLPGAPAALSATPPPCLDPVS
- a CDS encoding ATP-binding protein, translating into MREASRPDLLEACAQEPIRIPGGVQPHGALLVLRPDDLAVVQASANAADILGFPVAAERTPRIADLPLGGGTLLDDIARWSAGQDGFYLKAQAIADRMFEVSAHRTPQGLLVEFEPACDLGDPSETFYPVLRDFLEESEALPDTLRLAEAVAARVRRLTGFNRVMIYRFDEDWNGTVLAEDGDGALPSYLDLRFPASDIPAQARDLYRLNRLRIIPTCDYAPVPLVPELSPLDGAPLDLSFAALRSVSPVHLEYMRNMGTAASMSISLMVSGKLWGLISCHHAQARRVGAQVRAACDFLGRMVAQQIDARERGAEVTERLRLHQVQTELVAHLARAPAFQAGLVERAVQWLDIVNAQGAAVLTEGTVLTAGITPSAEQVAELAEWLRTQKIEQAFATDCLSRHWPKGLDMADVASGILAVPISRLHASFIIWFRPEVIRTVTWGGDPATAKQQDAAGRLHPRRSFESWKEQVRHRSTPWREAELLSAADFRVAVVNFVLQRAEERAQLSEELQRSNKELEAFSYSISHDLRAPFRHIAGYAQLLAEEEPGLKPLSHHYLEGISRAALSAGQLVDDLLHFSQLGRASLKTSRIDMTKVMEEVRHSLDATETGRVIEWQVGALPPCWGDPSLVRQALFNLVENAVKYTRGCDPTRIRVEGREEGDLVVYTVTDNGIGFDMAYGGKLFQVFQRLHRPEDFEGTGIGLALTKRIIDRHGGSVQAKGAVGQGATFSFSLPRHAKGKGRGDT
- a CDS encoding response regulator, with protein sequence MGTLRPILLVEDNPADVELTLAALKKTKLANDIIVARDGVEALDFIFSEGQHANRDTGHPAVVLLDLKLPKVDGLEVLERVKRHPRLRAIPIVMLTSSREESDIVRSYQFGVNSFVVKPVEFSAFFNAIRDLGVFWAVLNEPPPGDI
- a CDS encoding response regulator, with the translated sequence MATPLQFLLLEDSPVDAELISHQLRKVEGAPEVTQVSIRAAYEAALAHRAYDLILSDYSIPDFLGLDALSIARERQPQTPFIFISGVLGEERATEAMRAGATDYVTKRDLARVPMVVERALREARDRRVAREAATALALSEERYRSLFNSIESGFCIFEVEFDEKGKPRDYLFLEVNPAFERLTGVRDAVGRRMREIAPDHERHWFEIYGEVARTGEPRRFEQAATALEGRWFDVFAYRVGRPEERRVAVLFNDITQRRLNDEALKESEAHYRFAVELNPQVAWTATPDGQFDRVAERWSAWTGTSGLCESWTHGIHEEDRARCLAAWRKAVETGEPFDVELRILRRNGEVRWARSRAFPRRDESGAIVKWYGTTEDNHERKLAEEGLKRLNETLEQRIIERTAELVRAQEALRQSQKLEAMGQLTGGVAHDFNNLLTPIIGSLDLLQRRNVGDERTRPLIEGALQAAERAKTLVQRLLAFARRQPLQPTSVDLAALVKGMGELVASTSGPRIKVTADAPDNLPPAHADANQVEMAILNLAVNARDAMPDGGQLHISAQEEEVGADHAAKLPPGRYLRLSVADTGTGMDAETLARAVEPFFSTKGIGKGTGLGLSMVHGLAAQLGGGLTLHSRVGLGTRADLWLPVAADLAPEPSRPMEGDVTTGRGTVLLVEDEQLVRISTAEMLNDLGYQVAVASSAEQALHLLGQGLKPTVLVTDHLMAGMTGAELAHSDAVKAAGVAVVLVTGYADDPRVAENLVRLNKPFRRTELAQALVEAGQNQLGAPAA
- a CDS encoding LysR family transcriptional regulator, which gives rise to MNIRHLLIVDLVMDLGSVSAAARRLRVSQPSITKTVHLAEQELGIPLFRRVGGRLQPTPEAQLLLPEVKRLAGFVENLRDLADQIRDGRSGRIRLATSSSIANSIVPDAVALLRQDWPSLSVDVMAYATKDAIEQVSRNEADLAIADVAVRDPGLEASVLCEADMVCVLPRDHPLASAPHLSAKALSGESIITFSDTTTLGRAVRGAFHETQPRFQIASTVNQSTAACAMVARGLGVAIIDPFPVLAGAYGGLAMVRFVPELAIRPVLVKRRDLPQSQLALAFQTAIRAAISQIAARSDVLREVKE